The Glycine soja cultivar W05 chromosome 6, ASM419377v2, whole genome shotgun sequence genome has a window encoding:
- the LOC114416442 gene encoding triose phosphate/phosphate translocator, non-green plastid, chloroplastic-like, which yields MQSAAFTFSPSLPLRNPSPNSWRRPSLSLRLHAKHSNNNNNSNSTEGVNSNGVSSTSFTRRSWTLLPSSSFKFRPLPSSPPRAAENAVPESAAAPVENPLFKTLELGALFGLWYLFNIYFNIYNKQVLKAFHYPVTVTVVQFAVGTVLVAFMWGLNLYKRPKLSGAMLGAILPLAAVHTLGNLFTNMSLGKVAVSFTHTIKAMEPFFSVILSAMFLGEFPTPWVVGSLVPIVGGVALASVTEASFNWAGFWSAMASNVTNQSRNVLSKKAMVKKEDSMDNITLFSIITVMSFFLLAPVAIFMEGVKFTPAYLQSAGVNVRQLYIRSLLAALCFHAYQQVSYMILQRVSPVTHSVGNCVKRVVVIVSSVIFFQTPVSPVNAFGTAIALAGVFLYSRVKRIKAKPKTA from the exons ATGCAGAGCGCGGCTTTcactttctctccctctctccctctccgcAACCCTTCCCctaactcttggaggagaccctctctttctctccgtCTCCACGCCAAacacagcaacaacaacaacaacagtaaCAGCACCGAAGGCGTTAACTCCAATGGCGTCTCTTCCACTTCCTTCACTCGCCGATCTTGgactcttcttccttcttcttctttcaaatTCAGGCCTCTTCCTTCTTCACCTCCTCGCGCCGCCGAAAACGCCGTTCCCGAAAGCGCAGCAGCACCCGTCGAAAACCCGCTCTTCAAAACTCTCGAACTCGGCGCCTTGTTTGGCTTATGGTACCTCTTCAACATCTACTTCAACATCTACAACAAACAG GTGTTGAAGGCGTTTCATTATCCGGTAACTGTGACTGTTGTTCAGTTTGCCGTTGGGACTGTGCTAGTGGCATTTATGTGGGGTTTGAATCTCTATAAGAGGCCGAAACTCAGTGGTGCTATG CTTGGAGCGATTTTGCCGCTGGCTGCAGTGCATACTTTGGGGAACCTTTTCACTAATATGAGTCTTGGGAAGGTGGCCGTGTCTTTCACTCACACTATCAAAGCCATGGAGCCTTTCTTTTCAGTCATCCTTTCTGCCATGTTCCTTGGAGAG TTTCCTACACCGTGGGTGGTTGGTTCCCTTGTGCCTATTGTTGGTGGAGTTGCACTGGCGTCTGTTACCGAGGCCTCTTTCAATTG GGCTGGATTTTGGAGTGCAATGGCATCTAATGTGACAAATCAATCTCGTAATGTTCTTAGCAAAAAGGCCATGGTTAAGAAAGAG gaTTCTATGGACAACATTACTCTCTTCTCTATAATAACTGTAATGTCCTTCTTCTTGTTAGCACCTGTGGCTATCTTCATGGAGGGTGTCAAATTTACCCCTGCTTACTTGCAATCTGCT GGGGTGAATGTTAGACAACTTTACATCAGATCTCTTCTTGCTGCTCTCTGTTTCCATGCGTATCAACAA GTTTCGTATATGATATTGCAAAGGGTATCACCTGTTACCCACTCTGTGGGTAATTGTGTGAAGCGGGTTGTGGTCATTGTGAGCTCTGTCATCTTCTTCCAAACTCCTGTCTCACCTGTGAATGCTTTTG GGACTGCTATAGCTCTTGCTGGAGTTTTCCTCTATTCAAGGGTGAAGCGTATTAAGGCAAAGCCAAAAACAGCTTAA